The genomic DNA CTGTTCAGCTGAGCTGACCTAAGCTTCAGCTCACTTTCCCGAAGGGCAATCTGATGCCGCAAGTCCTGAAGTTTGAGATTTTTTGAACCAATACCATAATCAATTCCAAGATCTAGACCTTCCATTCTTTTGTTGACTATATTACTTCTAAGATCATCAGCCCTTCTATTAGCCCCCTGATTTTTTACCAATGATGGAAGAAATGTGCGGCTTAAAGATGGCCGTTTAGCCATAGTCTGATTTACATTTCTGGCAACCTTTCCGTACTTCTTTGGTCGTTCTGTAGTCAAGGTAGATGGCTTCCGTATTCCATGTGTTGCACCTATCCTGCCTTCGTTTTTGAACTGTTTGTTTTCCCCATTATCATCAGAACTGCTGCTCTCATCATCTGAAAAGCTTATAACAAGATTGTTGTTGTCCTTTGGGGCAGTAATTCTGGCTGCAACATTCTTAGGAGGAAGTTGATTTGTCAGAGAAATCTTGTCAGATTTCTGCTGCACTGATGCTTGGACAGGAATGCTGACTGAGCTCAGTGGATTATTGCCCCAAACAGCCTTCACTGTTGCAGACAAATGATGTGTCTAGgagaaaaaatttgaaaagaaaaaaatccagAAGCAATATAACGTGTAGAGAACATGTGGAGAACTAGAAAACAAGAGAGGCAAAATGATCATCTCTGAGAATTTTGTAAGTATATTTAGGCAAGATAACGGTCAAGGAATCCAAAATCGTTTGACTGATGAATCAGTCAAGATATCATCATACAATGTTACTAAAGATAATCCTTTGGGCCCATATATGATTATCCATCCATATTcgtaatataaaatatatgcagAATTTGTTTTCTAAATGCGCATACTGCTAAGAAGATGCATTCATTGATGAAGTGAAGTAAAGCATGATTTACCATATATATAGACTTGGGCATGCTGTCTCAGTCGAAACTGGAACTCTAAAAGTCAATGGCCTCCACAGATTTTAAAAATGATGAAGATTCCCACAATAATACCAATAACAAGGTTTACCTTCCTGGTTGACTTGCGGAAGTCCGTTTGTAGGTGGAGCAGGGTGAACTCCAGCGGAAGGGGAATGGGCAGCCATAGCAGCTGATGGTGAGGCGACGCGATCAGGACAATTCTGAAAAGGAAGAACTTGCTTGTAAGAagaataattgaaagaaacaaaatatcaGGAAAATCTGACATCACGAGCTTATGCGGAGGCATCAGTGTATAAAACTATGCTGGAGTGGACAATTACAATTACCTAAATTTGAATGTACAACTAGAAATAAGTACATacacatttcaaaagtaaCCCACAGAAACAAATAGTTTCACTCAAATGATTTTTCAGTAATTCACGGTGTTCATACTCATTAAATAACTCATTTAAGGCATTTCATTTGTTCAGCATTTCCCCCTTTTTGCGGAACATATACACACTGATGCGTCAAAGGcagcaaatatatattacaaacCGTAGAGGAAGGACCATTAGAGGATACAATCAACGACCGAATATATACACTCTGTTAACCAATCAGTAACAAGTCCCTGAAAAGAGGAACCTGGCAATACGAAAACCTTAAAAAACATAATTAAGCGAGAACAtgacaaaaagagaaaagccCAACTACAAGCCTCAACCGAGCAAAATTAGAACCCCAACCGTCGGAGGAACCCAATTTCCTGAACTTTAGGAAGACCCACCAGATACATTTCACTCAATCCACCAGTAGAAGCCAGCAACTACTGAAAGAAACAGGCGCTTCGCAGATCGTATGTGACGAGACCATGTACCTCTCGACGTCACAAAATTCTAATGACAAAAATTCCGCATAATTGCACGATTGGCGCTCTTCAGTCGGCACACACAGCTGGGTAAGCTCACCGAGAACTACACTGAATAATCATATCCTCAAAATCGAACAGGCAAAGCTAATACCAAACAGCAATAAATCGCAGCCATATCTACGAGCGGAAACGAAACTAGGCTGAAATTGGATGAGGCAACGGTGAGGGGGTGAGAAGGCAATACTTGGTCGGCGTCCGATGAGAGCTCTCCTTCTTCTCTTGCTAATGGAGGTCCTGGAACGACTTCCGGGCTAGGGTTTCCAGTCGGATTGGGGGGAGGTGACGCCATCGCTGGGAGGGAGCTGAGCTCAGCAGTCCGCTCcatttccttctcttttcccTCACTCGGAGCGGTATTGGTGGCGGTTTTTAAGAAGACGCgcttcccaaaaaaaaaagaaagaaagaaagaaagaaagaaacagagagagagagaggcgcTCGTCCTGGGCACGGCAGAGTATAATTACTTAATTGCCCTTGGGAAAAATATCAGGTATCCTTGGCCTATGACTGCGACTGCCCAGGCCATCCTCCGTTGAGACCGACTGTGACACGGTATTCACGGCTGGTGGATCACATGGCATAGAATCGCAACCATGGGGTCATGCTAGATCCAACGGTGAAGGACATGCTATCATGATAACGCCTAGTCATTGTGGAAATTTCATTATTGCAATCTCAATGACTGTTTCTCTCCCGATGCTATATACAAAACAAGATCAACCGATCGGTATTGTATCGTTTAAGTGCAGAGTCGCCTCCACCAAGGAGATACATCACTCTTTTCAAATGAGCCCCCTTCGATAATTTTGGGACCTCCTACACAGTTTAGCCCCAAAACCGCCAATGCGAATAAAACACGGGCAATCAAACTAAATCCAAATTCGAATTGAGATCTAACATTTCAAAAGGCCATATTATCAGCAGAGGAACTGTGGGGTCCCGGGCCCACTCCTGACTGTACCGTCATTCCACGTGTCCAATTGGCGTCGTCTGGTGGTTTCATGCCCGCATTGGATCACTTCCCCTCCACCACCTCCATCCTCCACCTCCTTTCTCCTCCCTACCACGACAGTCGCTCTTTCGCTCGCCACCTCAAAACCCCAACGGCGACAAAACTCCTCTTTCATCGTCATTTGCTCCCTCTGCACGGAAATGGCGGCGTCGCTTGACATGGCCCTCGACGACATCATCAGGAACAACCGGCGGCAACAGGAGCCGCACGACCGCCCCGCAGTAGGGAGAGTAAGGCGCCCCGGCTCCTGCTCCGGCGCCGGAGGCCCCGCCCGCAGGTTCAACCGGGCCTCGCTCAGAGATGCAATGCCGTACGCTGCTCCGCCGGTGAGTGAGTTGCTACTTGGTTAACAATCTCTCTCGGTCGAGTCCTGCCATTTTCGTTCAACATCGTTCTTGCTCGCgggtgctttgttttgttctCGCGATAAAAGAATCTGCCTTTGATTTTCTCTTGGTATGTGGGGGTTGTTATGCAAACAGCCAATGCCGATGATGGCACCGATCTGGGAGCAACAGATGCCAGCAGTTGCAATTGGAGGAGAGACGACTGATGATGGAAATGGCATAAAGCTCTACATATCAAACCTTGATTACGGCGTCACCAATGATGATCTCATGGTACCATTATCTCTCACGCTGCCTCCATAAATATGTTCTGGGTCCGCGAAAACCTGACCCGTATATGATGTCTTGATTAGATGTAAAGTACTCGTGAGATGAATGGGACGAATGGAAGAATTAGTTCGGATAGATTGTATTCATGCCATGCTTCTAAAAGTCGTGGGAATATCGCACCAGCTGATCAGAGTTGTTATGATTTGTCTGTGTTATCCATTGGTCCATGGAAATTATTAACTTTACCTACCAATTGCACCATCCAAGTGTTGTTGATGGCAATGTAGGAAGGAGAAGTGGTGGCTATGGTGGTAGTGTTATCGACATGATGGTAGGATGATTTGGCTTAGAAATGGAAGGGTTTGGCATATCGCTAAAATGACTCTTTGCAGAGGTTTTGGTGGCAGAGCATGATGGATATGTTTATGTAGCTATTAATAGTACAAATTGTCTCGAAAACCATCTGCTGCTGATTAATGGTTTCAAGTCCCGTGACTATAATGTAGAAGGCAAATCAGAGTGTGAGTTTGAACCTAACAAATTTGATTATGTAATATAATCATGCTTCTTGCAAAACCCTTCTACGAGCATAGATAGCCGGGGCCATTCCACACAGATGTAGTAGTAAAGAATGAAAGGAACTCTGATGACACACTAacgtttttcctttttttctcccCCCTCATATTGAATTTACAGCTACTTTTTTCTACTGTGGGGGAGCTGGAGAGGTACTCAATCCATTGTGATAAGAGTGGAAGATCGAAGGTATTTCATTTCCTCAGGCAAGCTCATTACCTCCTTTGGAAGAAATATTCTGTTGTAGTGGCGTAAGAGAGCTTGTTGTTGTCAGGGTACTGCAGAAGTTGTTTTCACACGTGAGGCGGATGCTATAGCAGCTATTAAGAGATATAACAATGTTCTGCTTGATGGAAAGCCGATGATGATTGAGATTGTCGGAAAAAATCTCGTTACTCCTGCTCCTGTGCCTCTACTCCCAAACAGCATTCTTGGAAGACCTCCTAGTATCCCTGCAAGGTAGACAATTTTGCCATCCTATGGAAGCTGCATATCATTTAGTTCATTAGGACTGCTCCATGTGATGTTGTACATCAATCCCTTCTGAGTATGATGAGCTCAGTTGATTGCATAAATATGGAAGTTGAACGGGGTATCAACTCTGTTCGATCCCAAACATGGGAAGAGGGATAGGTTTTAACTTTGGGCATGATGACTTCTAATTCATGGTTCTATGAAGCCTGTGAGCtaatttctctcttttatgGTCGTTCCTACTATAGCCTTATGTTTAGCATGTAATATATTGTACACATTTACATTTGTATGCTAAGACTTctgatcattttcttttcttattaaCTGGTCACTTTACTATGGATCAGCAGCGGACAATGGATTGGTGTTAAACGGTCACCTCGAAGAGGCATGAGCCGTGGACTTCCTTGGGGCAGGGCCCAAGCAAGAGCTCCTCCGAGTAAGCCATCTGCTAAGGATCTCGATGCCGAGTTGGAGAGATACCATTTGGAGGCTCTCAAATTAAAGTGAGAGTGTTGTGTACCAAGTCTGAGCCAAACAATGATCCTCACCCTTGAAAATGCAAGAGCCGCATAGTTTTAGGAAATAGTTCCTGCTGATATAACCTTACTGAGTTGGTGGTTCATCGGACATAACCATCGCTGTTAGGAATTACGGGGTAATATTAGGTTTCACATATCGAGGCTCTTCCTTGAGCTTCAAATAGCTCTAGAACTCTGAACAACTTTTAATAGCTTGATGGATTCTACTAGTTATATGTTCACTGGTTGATTGCTCTTCAAAAGGATCGGTTTCTCTTGTTGTCCTGATTATATTCTATTGCAAGCTTCAATAGTCTAGAATTTGTGTTCTTCCATCCCATGATAATTGCAACATCCGCGTTAAAATCATGCACTGAAAACTGTTCTCATTGTCAGTAAAAGCCTACACCTTCTGCCAGCATTCACGCAAGGGGAACCAAATCCGAGAAACCAAAGAACAAAACTTTTCATGCATTAACTATGAAGCAAGCAAAATTTTCTTACATGAAATTGTAAGTTTCTCAACCACTTTACAAACACCCGCAATTTGGCAAAAACATAGGCCAAAAACACAGACAACAAAAGGGATAAAAGGACAACCCATGAAAATATTTACAgggtgaaaaaagaaaataaaaaataaaaaccataACAAGCATCCTTGGAAGATGACCCTAATAATGGACACCTCACATTGATGCCTTGTTAGTAAACAAGATCCTATTGTCACAAAGCCTACAAGACGAGTCAGTTCCAAATACAGCACCGGACCTGCAAACTTAACCGGTGAGTCGACCCACAAATTCACTCCATTGGGTCAAGAAGGAGGCAAGGAGATTTGCAACCGGGACGATAGAGGAATTTCCTCCAATCTTTTGGCGGTTGTCTCCTGGAAAATTAATGGACTGCCAAGCTGCATTAGCAGAAGACAAACCAACTTTAGCAACATAACGTAGACATCTTAAAGCAATATAATCACGATGCACCTATACTTCAGAACCAGGACAAACTCGGAATgcagaaaaaaaagtagattGCAGTACCTGAGGATGCATTCACTCAATCCCATGAACAGTGAAACCCTGAGAAAGAAGGAAGTTTGATGCAGTGCAATGGTGAAATGCATGATTTTCAGGATGAATTTCCTCGGGCCCATCCTCAATGAATTCCAGACCCAAAAACCTCAGCTCAGCACTGCATATTTTCCGCATCACAGATGTTGCTCGAAGAATATACATGCTTGGGACTTTCAAGAACCTCAGTCCCCCCAGTATTTTTGGATAAGTGCGGACCGACGTCCCAGCTTTTCTGTTTCTCTTAAAGCCAGTGATCTTATAGATCGGAATGGCTTTCTCACAATGTGCATTTTGCACAGCACTTCAACTTGTGATTTTTACATGCATCATCAACAGGGAAATGGGGGATTGTTAATTGTCCTCTTTATAAAAAAACTTGGGATGTACTTCGAGAAATTGGAAGTCCCAAGGTCACAACTCAATTCCTAGATCATTTGCCAACTGAAGAATGCCACGAATCTGAAGGTAGGGGTTCTCCAACAACTTCTCATTGTTGCTCtgcaaagaaaaaatatagaatGAAAATGTCGATTCCCCCCCTCGCAATCTAATGAACTACTATGTAGAAGGGACGTAAACATGAGTAATTTTTTTACCTGCTGAGCTTTAAAAACAAGATTTTGAAGCATGTGCTGATACTTCTCCGGTTTTTCTGTCATCATCCTCTGCGATTACAATAAAATAAGGATTATCAGAAAGTAATAGCTAACTGCGTTGATGATCAATAACCACAAGGAGGAAGAAGCTTCCTTGCCTTCAAAAGAAAAGCTGAAGAATAATAAGCCACCCTTGAGTCTGTATCATCCAAAAGTCCCCTACAAATCGAAACATGGAGCTTAGACATTTGACGTAGCAGTTATGTACTTATTTATAGCCATTGCATTAGAAGCCTTCTCAAAAAGCAAACAACAAATATTACTTCAACCAGAATGGATACTGAAGTGGCCAGGGAATAAGCTCATGGGTTCATGATCCAACTAGAGGGTTTAAATGGTTTAGTCTATTATCTAAATCATACAgaaaagtaagattttaacaATTAAAAGTTAACCCCCGTGCAGTTCCCGGTTCATAAGCAATATGGTCCATTAACAAGGGCCAAATGAGACAAATTATCGAAAGTCATGCCATAACCACCAAAAACCCAATATACCTGAAAAATTCTTCTCCACCAACTTCCTGAAAAGCCAAGGGGTCAGCAGTACACTTCCCAATAAGAAGCAACAAGAGAGTGGCCCGAATATCTGATGCAGCCCCAGGAAGGTTTCCCCTTCCTTTGCTTCCAACAGCGACGCCCAATGCAATGTTATCTGTTGCAGCGCTAGCAAGTTGAATCAACGGCCAATAAAATAAAGCAGCAGGAATTCTGGCAATCAGTTGCATTGGGACCACAGCGTGtccctgaagaagaagagcagccATTGAAGCTGTTCCCGAATAAAGGCTGCCATTACTATTATCGCTCGGTCGGGCGCATGTAGTATCATTCAGGTCGACTCTTCTGGAGTTCTCTTTCTGAAAAAGCGGTTCATTGGGAATGGCATAGTTTTTCTTGTTCGTCAGCATACCCTGGGCCCCGTCTCCTTGTGTGGTTGGGGTTGCAGGAGGAACTTTCAGGCAGACTTGGGAGAAGAGAATGTCACACATCTGCCAAAAACAACACTACTTTTCAATAATGTGTCATCTATAAGGAGGTTTATAATCCCAGATTTCTAATAAACTGTGACTAAGcacaataatatatacttttcTTTTACAAAGGAAAAATAGAATCACGAGTCTCTCCTGGTTTCCTGgaaccaaacaggcccttaCCTTTAGAATGTTGATGCGATCTGTTTCATTTATCACGCAGAGCAGCAACAACGCACTGCTCATAATATCGATCACCGCATTGGCCTTATTGAGATGGCTATCTTCTTGTGTATGCTCAGGATTGCCACTGCTAAAGAGCATCAACTCTTTCTCATCTAAGAGAAACTTACACCGCATTAGAAGCCGGTCGAGAACGAATAAGAAGCCCCACCTTATAAACGAGTCCTTTGACTTCAAAAGCCCGCAGAAGAGCCAGACAGGTAAAGGAATGTCTGAAGCAACTGAAGATTCTGCAACTCCAACCCGAGAAATTCTCCGCCGCAAAGTATTAATGTTCAACCATATGTCTGAGTCCTTCTCATCGCTGATTTCTGAAATGAGGAGATCGCCCAACCAAATATACCCATTCTGCCGGCAAGCAATGCTATGTGAGTGAAGAAGGCAGTGGAGGGTGGACCAGTAGCGGTTCACTTTCGAGCCGATGCCTGTTCTCAAGTAAGGGTCCTCGATGCTTTTGGGGAGCTTGTAAGATTTGGTTATCTGTATCATGTGAGAGAACTCCTTGTCCAAGTGAGTGAATGAACTCACCAGCACATCATACCTCTCAGTTATATTCTCGAGGAGCTGCAAACGTAACAGATAACAAAGCCTTAATCATATACACAGTCTAGGAACTTGACAGAGATCAAATGATCTAACCTATTATACGGCATAACCAGACCCTGGGTGTTAAATTTATAAGAGAAACCAGATGTGCAATTGAACCCAATGCACTAGCAGGCTTTGCTCTGAACAAGCCAGTTAGTGAACTGGGTGGTTCTTATTAAAGATCGGTTTTCTTTCCCAGGCTCATAGCATCAGTCCTTATAAACCTCAATTtaccaagtcaaatttatcaaATGTACATCGTCAGAAGATTTTATATTATCTCTGTAAATTTGATTCTACCCACTGCACCACAAGTTGAATATGTGAACCATAACTCGGTCAGTTCACCAATCCACTACAGACACTTTGATAAACTAAAGAAGCAAGGCCAAACCAGAGTTTCGATGCAACACGAGAGAGAAATTACCATGTTCAATCGTTCACTATTTGGATATCTGGCAAGTGCTTCAGATATTGACCTCCTCAAGATCTCACCGAGGCCCTGAACTCCAAGTTTCACGGAGATGTAAAAGGCTTCGGGTGCATCAACAAGAGTAAGCAAGGTGGCAAGAGGCTGAATCTCATCAACCGTGTATTCTGAAACCCCAGTAGCTATGCACGTCTCGTTTATTTGATGCAGAACATAGTCAAAGAGCACCAAGTACAAAtttctcctctcttctctTGAGTTTGCAAGTGAATACTGCATTGCAACAACTACAATCTAATCTCCTCCATAATTTCAACTAAAGCAAAATAAAAGTATCCATGTCTTTCAGAAATTGAGGCATCCATGTTTCTGAAAGGAGCAGGTCCTTGAGGAGTTCCTACTGTAGCTTGTTTACAAACTCTCGCTaactaaagaaaaagataagtaCAAGCAGAAGATATACACGCTTACCTCAAGGAAGATAAACTCAATCCCTCCAATCAAGTCAACTTGATCAACAAGAAATACAGGAGTACTTATGGTGGATTCAGCAGATTCATCAGAAAGTTCATAAAACATGTTTGTTAGCATGGAAATGAGCTTGCAATGAACAATTTCGGCCCAAGAATTCCTCCTGCTGATCTCCATAAGTGACTTAACAACCTGAAAggaataacataaaattgtgAGTTAATATATCCATTTTCTATAAGAAAAATGCAGTGAGGTTGGTCTCAGACTTGGCCCTTTATGGGGCAGGTTGGATTATTATTGGACGTAGTCCATGAAGATATACAATCGACGACCAGATTTCACAGAGTATTAGAAGATAAAAACACTCACCCTAATGTCAAGGCCATTTAATCTCTTTCTTGATATTTTGCCCCGACTGCAAACGAAGTAAAGTAAACAGCTCAAAGCCGCAGCCCAAACagattcctcctcctcttccatCTACAGAATATAGAAAAAGTTCAATCAATGATGCATATTTGTAATTTCTGTCACTTGAGAACAAAGGCACTCTGCAATGGGAATTTTAATCAAGAAATATACTGCCTTTCTTTGCTTGAAAGAATATAAAGCAACTCATACAGCTCAGAAATTTCACCTGGACCAGAAACAAGAGAATCTCATGAAGAATGTTCAGGATCCAAGTCTCGAAATCATCGATGGCCGATGAAGATCCTGCTGTCTTGGAAGGATTCTTAGCATTCTCTTCACTCGTGAGCTGAGGTTCCCCATCAAGATACGTCTCTTGAGAATACTCTTCCTCTATTGTGGGAGCAACATCAGTCATCACTGGCTCTAAAAGATGAGCGTGAACTCCAAGGTTTAGAATCAAATCGAAAGCCCGAATCCTGCACTCCTTTCTATTGGAACAAAGCATTTCCTGTAAGAATGTTACGATATTTGTTAGTACTGCCAGAGCAAGACTTCTGTTCATTCTTGACATAAATTTGATTCTTCAGCCAAACAAGGAAAAGAGCATTGATTTGATGCAGCACCTGAAGCATAGACAGGGTAAGAGGAGCGGCGATCCCTGGGTCCAAGACATACCTACACGATAAAAACCTTCggctgattttctttttcctttcttttccagtGCCCAAATTAAGAAACCGGaaatgaagaagagaaataAAAAGCAAGTGCAGCCACATCAAATCATTCATCCCAAGCATAACCTTGGGAGATTGGTCccattttctgttttctttCGTGTAGGAACCCTCTAGATTCCGTTTATCTTTAATATTAAACACTACATGcaatcaaacatgttattCACTTACtttttaaagatattttgCTCTTCAACAGAGAGACAAGCAGAAAACTGGGAAGTGGTTTTCAACACTCCAACACCAAACAGATATTCATTTGATTAGCTTGTCGGTCAAGTTATAACAGTAGGCCATTTTGTATCAAACAAAGATCATCTATCATGACATAAATGCTAATAACCTTTTCTAAGAGCAGTATATTTTCAACATTTCCTTGTATGAGCAAACAAATACTTAAGAAGATGGGCCACAaacaagaaaaatcaaatgtaCGCACATGGCAAAGGTATgattaaaagaagaaattaaagcTTACATGTCAATGATGAGTTTGATCAGAACGCTCACAGCCGCATCCATTGATGGCTTCCCGCTTTTACTCAGTTTCGATGATACCGTCATGACGTTAGGATTCACCAAAAAAGGTTCCTCTGAGCAGACTGCAGCAATCACCTCACACACCTCATTTGGATTCAACTTCAAAGGCTGCTGTTCACTGACACAGAAAATTTTTGTCAGAAAGAGACGGAGAGGGAGATTAATGAAAATATTGAGCTAGGCCCGTTCCATGAAAAGGCGCTGGTTTATACCTGTAGTGACGATACTGGAAGAGTGGACGAGCACGTGGACGGAATGTGCTCACTGAAGATTCCTCCCTGAAAATTAGATTAATTGAGATAACGTCATCcagggtttttttttatatttattttctaagGATATTCTATTTTCAATCATAAGATATTTGATGGTCAAAAGATATAAAGTGATATTTATGATCATGCACGGCAACACTTAAGCCCATGATGTAACCCAATTTCACAGGCACAGAGTACTTCAAGATTCTTATTTCTATCTGAGCTATTTGAACATCTTAAATCATTCCATGCATCCTCGAGTGAAGTTAGTCCAGTCACAACTACTCGTTGATTACGGTgcaattctgcatttactaaCAATAAGATTTTCGTGAAACCAAGTAAAACTTTGTCAACTGAAGCATATTATTTACATGTTGGAGCAAGAATAAAAATGACAATATAATATACCAAATTTGCCGAGGACCAGCTTTAGTCCGTTTAGAGGCTGTTATCGCTCTGAGATGAGAACTTGAGGAGGCAGGATTGGTCACTGTTGTGACAGGAGAAGGCTGCAGGAGCTGATCGAGATAAGGCATATCAGCGGTCCCAAAATACTTCCATGGCTGCCCCTTCATTTTGGCTTCCATATCTCCAACAAGTAAGGCTGCTGCACCCACTTCTAGGAAATTATGGGCATTCATGTCTTGTGGGTGGACAATATGGTCGCTGGATTAATAGAACAATCAATTAGACATTCAAATGAAATTCAAAGGCACATATTTTGTTTCATCTACTTCTAAAATTAACAAACATGAGAAAACTGTCTAATCTAACAGTGTTAGACTGCAATACACAAGGCTTCCTATGATGTGCTGTGTTGTGTCAAGTGCAACCCaacatatttttccttttatataatttcatacaagaggaagaaaaaggaaatggaaaggTTTGAAGAACCAACCGATGTTCGTCTGGTTCAGGAATACCATCAGTCATCTTTTGgggaaaaaatgagaaaaatgagGAAATAAGGCGTCAGGTACACCTCAGAAGGACATGGGACAGAGAACATCTTATTATCTCAGGGCATTTTTTGCTCATTTTTATTGTTTCTTCAAGAAGGAAAATCTAGAAACATGGAAAAACTATGCCAGTTCTCCAGAATCATATAGAGTCATACCTTTCAGCTGACGCCCGTGATTTCTGTTCCCTCAACCACCGCCACTTGAGGACATCATCAGCAATGTGCTCCAGGTCTTCAACCAATTCAGACTTCTTGAGACTGAACTTGCTGGAGACAGATAAGTTCGTGTCATCTTTGCCTTCTGAGGATTCGGAAACATTAGTGGGGTTCAATTGTGAATTGAAAGACCTCTTCAACATGGAAGACAGCGCAGGGAGAGAATGTTTGGAGGCA from Punica granatum isolate Tunisia-2019 chromosome 2, ASM765513v2, whole genome shotgun sequence includes the following:
- the LOC116194113 gene encoding uncharacterized protein LOC116194113 isoform X2; translation: MDFISPVFFLATNRAWVDHWVEDNAPSCDYLASPSTTDLAYSVIIEHAIAEKERSPAVVASCVALLKRYLLRYRPGEETLQQIDRFCMSIVAECDSLTRRVGPRSGPLSQPAASTSSSNVTSPRAPLPVSSFASAALIKSLNYVRSLVGQHIPKRSFQHAAFAGSVSASKHSLPALSSMLKSKFSLKKSELVEDLEHIADDVLKWRWLREQKSRASAESDHIVHPQDMNAHNFLEVGAAALLVGDMEAKMKGQPWKYFGTADMPYLDQLLQPSPVTTVTNPASSSSHLRAITASKRTKAGPRQIWEESSVSTFRPRARPLFQYRHYSEQQPLKLNPNEVCEVIAAVCSEEPFLVNPNVMTVSSKLSKSGKPSMDAAVSVLIKLIIDMYVLDPGIAAPLTLSMLQEMLCSNRKECRIRAFDLILNLGVHAHLLEPVMTDVAPTIEEEYSQETYLDGEPQLTSEENAKNPSKTAGSSSAIDDFETWILNILHEILLFLVQMEEEEESVWAAALSCLLYFVCSRGKISRKRLNGLDIRVVKSLMEISRRNSWAEIVHCKLISMLTNMFYELSDESAESTISTPVFLVDQVDLIGGIEFIFLEYSLANSREERRNLYLVLFDYVLHQINETCIATGVSEYTVDEIQPLATLLTLVDAPEAFYISVKLGVQGLGEILRRSISEALARYPNSERLNMLLENITERYDVLVSSFTHLDKEFSHMIQITKSYKLPKSIEDPYLRTGIGSKVNRYWSTLHCLLHSHSIACRQNGYIWLGDLLISEISDEKDSDIWLNINTLRRRISRVGVAESSVASDIPLPVWLFCGLLKSKDSFIRWGFLFVLDRLLMRCKFLLDEKELMLFSSGNPEHTQEDSHLNKANAVIDIMSSALLLLCVINETDRINILKMCDILFSQVCLKVPPATPTTQGDGAQGMLTNKKNYAIPNEPLFQKENSRRVDLNDTTCARPSDNSNGSLYSGTASMAALLLQGHAVVPMQLIARIPAALFYWPLIQLASAATDNIALGVAVGSKGRGNLPGAASDIRATLLLLLIGKCTADPLAFQEVGGEEFFRGLLDDTDSRVAYYSSAFLLKRMMTEKPEKYQHMLQNLVFKAQQSNNEKLLENPYLQIRGILQLANDLGIEL
- the LOC116194113 gene encoding uncharacterized protein LOC116194113 isoform X3, with translation MSIVAECDSLTRRVGPRSGPLSQPAASTSSSNVTSPRAPLPVSSFASAALIKSLNYVRSLVGQHIPKRSFQHAAFAGSVSASKHSLPALSSMLKRSFNSQLNPTNVSESSEGKDDTNLSVSSKFSLKKSELVEDLEHIADDVLKWRWLREQKSRASAESDHIVHPQDMNAHNFLEVGAAALLVGDMEAKMKGQPWKYFGTADMPYLDQLLQPSPVTTVTNPASSSSHLRAITASKRTKAGPRQIWEESSVSTFRPRARPLFQYRHYSEQQPLKLNPNEVCEVIAAVCSEEPFLVNPNVMTVSSKLSKSGKPSMDAAVSVLIKLIIDMYVLDPGIAAPLTLSMLQEMLCSNRKECRIRAFDLILNLGVHAHLLEPVMTDVAPTIEEEYSQETYLDGEPQLTSEENAKNPSKTAGSSSAIDDFETWILNILHEILLFLVQMEEEEESVWAAALSCLLYFVCSRGKISRKRLNGLDIRVVKSLMEISRRNSWAEIVHCKLISMLTNMFYELSDESAESTISTPVFLVDQVDLIGGIEFIFLEYSLANSREERRNLYLVLFDYVLHQINETCIATGVSEYTVDEIQPLATLLTLVDAPEAFYISVKLGVQGLGEILRRSISEALARYPNSERLNMLLENITERYDVLVSSFTHLDKEFSHMIQITKSYKLPKSIEDPYLRTGIGSKVNRYWSTLHCLLHSHSIACRQNGYIWLGDLLISEISDEKDSDIWLNINTLRRRISRVGVAESSVASDIPLPVWLFCGLLKSKDSFIRWGFLFVLDRLLMRCKFLLDEKELMLFSSGNPEHTQEDSHLNKANAVIDIMSSALLLLCVINETDRINILKMCDILFSQVCLKVPPATPTTQGDGAQGMLTNKKNYAIPNEPLFQKENSRRVDLNDTTCARPSDNSNGSLYSGTASMAALLLQGHAVVPMQLIARIPAALFYWPLIQLASAATDNIALGVAVGSKGRGNLPGAASDIRATLLLLLIGKCTADPLAFQEVGGEEFFRGLLDDTDSRVAYYSSAFLLKRMMTEKPEKYQHMLQNLVFKAQQSNNEKLLENPYLQIRGILQLANDLGIEL